In Candidatus Woesearchaeota archaeon, the following are encoded in one genomic region:
- a CDS encoding 50S ribosomal protein L3 → MPKAHKPRSGSMQFWPRVRAKRPYARVRTFVKASEAKLLGFPGYKAGMTHCIITENRKHSPNKGSDVAVPATIIECPPVRIAGVRTYKRAYLGLRAKDTVMAKQSKEITRKLPVQKKEHALDKINLEEIEEIRAIVETQPKLTGIGKKKPEVFEMAVGGSKEDQFNFLKEHFGKEVSVADVLGEGQQVDVFAITKGKGYQGPVKRFGIGLRAKKSEKTKRGPGSLGGWKGHAHFMYRIAHAGQMGYHQRVDYNKQILKISSDPQEVNPKGGLVNFGLVKNTYVLVRGSVPGPKKRLLRLEPARRPNPKIEDQTPTIQSISTRSQQRR, encoded by the coding sequence ATGCCAAAAGCACATAAACCACGTTCAGGAAGTATGCAATTCTGGCCAAGAGTCAGAGCTAAAAGACCCTATGCTCGTGTACGCACGTTTGTAAAAGCATCAGAGGCGAAACTTCTTGGTTTTCCTGGATACAAGGCGGGAATGACCCATTGCATAATCACGGAAAATCGAAAACACTCACCTAACAAAGGATCTGATGTTGCAGTTCCAGCAACCATTATTGAATGCCCTCCTGTCCGTATTGCAGGCGTGAGAACCTACAAACGAGCATATCTAGGACTTCGCGCAAAAGATACTGTAATGGCAAAACAAAGCAAAGAAATCACAAGAAAACTTCCCGTTCAGAAAAAAGAACACGCCCTTGATAAGATCAACCTCGAAGAAATCGAGGAAATTCGCGCAATCGTTGAGACTCAGCCAAAACTCACAGGAATTGGAAAGAAAAAACCTGAAGTCTTTGAAATGGCTGTTGGTGGCTCCAAAGAAGATCAATTTAACTTTCTCAAAGAACACTTCGGAAAAGAAGTGTCTGTAGCAGATGTTCTTGGAGAAGGCCAACAAGTTGATGTGTTCGCAATCACCAAAGGAAAGGGATACCAAGGCCCTGTCAAGCGATTCGGAATCGGATTACGCGCAAAAAAATCAGAGAAAACTAAACGTGGTCCAGGATCTCTTGGAGGATGGAAAGGTCACGCTCACTTTATGTATAGAATCGCTCACGCAGGTCAGATGGGATACCACCAACGTGTTGATTACAATAAACAAATCCTCAAAATCTCTTCGGATCCTCAAGAAGTAAATCCCAAAGGAGGTCTTGTTAATTTCGGTCTTGTCAAGAACACCTATGTTCTTGTAAGAGGTTCCGTTCCCGGACCAAAAAAAAGGCTCTTACGACTTGAGCCTGCTCGAAGACCTAATCCTAAAATAGAGGATCAAACCCCCACAATCCAAAGCATTAGTACACGCTCACAACAAAGAAGATAA
- a CDS encoding 50S ribosomal protein L4 has product MKVKILGLDGKEKGEKQLPNHFSEAVRQDLIKRAVEAIQANRRQPYGAHPEAGKRQKGKLSRRRHNYKTSYGIGISRVPRKIMSHRGSRFNWVGAVAPGTVGGRRAHPPKAQKIWSKKINLKEKRKAIRSALAASLNKKLVEQRGHKVPENFPFIVDSALEEVQKTKELQEVFKALGLDKDLQRTKKTKNRAGVAALRGRKTRRAKGPLVVVSKECAALKTARNIPGVDVVTIDKVNCELLAPGADVGRLTLYTEGAVDALENLFVEVKK; this is encoded by the coding sequence ATGAAAGTAAAAATACTCGGACTTGATGGAAAAGAGAAAGGCGAAAAACAGCTTCCAAACCATTTTAGTGAAGCTGTTCGTCAAGATCTCATCAAACGAGCAGTAGAAGCAATTCAAGCAAACAGAAGACAGCCCTACGGCGCGCATCCCGAAGCAGGAAAACGCCAAAAAGGAAAACTCTCTCGCAGACGTCACAATTACAAAACATCCTACGGTATCGGAATTTCAAGAGTTCCGCGTAAGATCATGTCTCATAGAGGCTCAAGATTCAACTGGGTCGGAGCAGTAGCTCCAGGAACCGTTGGAGGTAGAAGAGCACACCCACCAAAAGCACAAAAAATCTGGAGCAAGAAAATAAACCTTAAAGAAAAACGCAAAGCAATAAGATCCGCTCTTGCTGCATCATTAAACAAAAAACTTGTTGAACAAAGAGGTCATAAAGTTCCAGAAAACTTCCCCTTCATTGTCGATTCCGCTCTTGAAGAAGTTCAAAAAACAAAAGAGCTACAAGAAGTATTCAAAGCGCTTGGTCTCGACAAAGATCTACAAAGAACAAAGAAGACCAAAAACAGAGCAGGTGTAGCAGCGCTTCGAGGAAGAAAAACCCGAAGAGCAAAAGGACCTCTTGTTGTGGTTTCAAAAGAGTGTGCAGCTCTAAAAACAGCAAGAAACATCCCGGGTGTTGACGTGGTTACTATTGATAAGGTAAATTGCGAACTCCTTGCACCTGGAGCAGATGTTGGTCGCCTTACCCTGTACACTGAGGGCGCAGTAGATGCTCTTGAAAACCTCTTCGTGGAGGTCAAAAAATGA
- a CDS encoding 50S ribosomal protein L23: MNPYEILNFPKTTEKAIRIMDSENKLVFSVKRTAKKPEIKKAVETAFKVKVERVRTLITPQGEKKAYITLTKDTPAMDLASDLGIM; encoded by the coding sequence ATAAACCCTTACGAAATCCTCAACTTTCCCAAAACCACAGAAAAAGCAATTCGCATCATGGACTCTGAGAACAAACTCGTTTTCAGTGTTAAAAGGACGGCAAAGAAACCAGAAATTAAAAAAGCCGTTGAAACTGCGTTCAAAGTGAAAGTTGAACGCGTACGAACGCTTATCACCCCTCAAGGAGAGAAAAAAGCGTACATCACACTAACAAAAGACACACCAGCAATGGACCTCGCGTCAGATCTGGGAATAATGTAA
- a CDS encoding 50S ribosomal protein L2 yields the protein MGKNLIQQARGKGSPRYRAPSFKYRGEAKHPLRSKELVEGTIIDLVHCRGHSAVLAACEYDNGEYRYAIAPEGVRVGDTVQVGSGAELKEGNVLPLGELPEGSLVCNIEGVPGDGGKFVRASGTFARVGSQLKDKVVVILPSKKRKIFHKNCRAMLGIVSGGGRTEKPLLKAGKAHFKAKAKNQLYPVVSGNAQNAVDHPFGNKRSSRKSKATPTSRNAPPGRKVGMIAARITGQKTGRSSGRRPPKGSRGKKKPENKKGKSALGKK from the coding sequence ATGGGTAAAAATCTCATCCAACAAGCAAGAGGAAAAGGCTCACCACGTTACAGAGCGCCAAGTTTCAAGTACCGTGGAGAGGCAAAACATCCCTTAAGAAGTAAGGAGCTTGTTGAAGGAACCATCATTGACCTTGTTCACTGTAGAGGACACTCAGCAGTGCTTGCAGCATGCGAGTACGATAACGGAGAGTATAGATATGCAATTGCACCAGAGGGTGTGCGCGTTGGTGATACTGTTCAAGTTGGAAGCGGAGCCGAACTCAAAGAAGGTAACGTCCTTCCTCTAGGAGAGCTTCCAGAAGGATCTCTTGTTTGCAACATTGAAGGTGTGCCTGGAGATGGAGGAAAATTTGTACGTGCCTCAGGAACTTTTGCAAGAGTAGGATCTCAGCTCAAAGACAAAGTAGTCGTGATCCTTCCTTCAAAGAAACGTAAAATCTTCCACAAAAACTGCCGAGCAATGCTAGGAATTGTTTCAGGTGGTGGACGAACAGAAAAGCCACTACTCAAAGCAGGAAAGGCACATTTCAAAGCAAAAGCAAAGAACCAACTCTACCCTGTTGTTTCAGGTAATGCTCAAAACGCAGTTGATCACCCATTTGGAAACAAACGCTCATCACGTAAATCAAAAGCAACACCAACATCAAGAAACGCACCTCCGGGTCGTAAGGTTGGTATGATCGCAGCACGCATCACAGGTCAAAAAACAGGACGATCCTCAGGACGAAGACCGCCCAAAGGAAGTCGCGGAAAGAAAAAGCCTGAAAATAAGAAAGGAAAATCAGCGTTAGGTAAGAAGTAA
- the rpsS gene encoding 30S ribosomal protein S19, with protein sequence MAKKEFTYRGMTLEQLKELPLTELAKHLDAAARRKIKRGFTEQEVTLLKNLESSSKKVKTHQRQMIILPSMVGKVIGVYTGKEFKDVEIQPEMIGKRLGEFALTRKKPTHVKTGVQTKPKK encoded by the coding sequence ATGGCAAAAAAAGAATTCACCTACAGAGGAATGACACTTGAACAACTCAAAGAACTTCCATTAACAGAGCTTGCAAAGCACCTCGACGCTGCTGCAAGAAGAAAAATTAAAAGAGGATTCACAGAGCAAGAAGTTACTCTGCTAAAAAACCTTGAATCAAGCTCCAAAAAAGTCAAAACTCACCAAAGACAGATGATCATCCTGCCTTCAATGGTAGGAAAAGTAATCGGTGTGTACACAGGAAAAGAGTTCAAAGATGTTGAAATCCAACCCGAAATGATTGGAAAAAGACTCGGGGAATTCGCACTTACTAGAAAAAAACCAACCCATGTGAAAACAGGGGTACAAACAAAACCTAAGAAATAA
- a CDS encoding 50S ribosomal protein L22, giving the protein MAGYSFSGYEKEKHARASARDVSISTKDAIEIAAFLRKKPLAKAKTTLERVLAFEQAIPYKRFTNGIGHRKGQIGAGRYPQKAAKAFLEVLKSVESNAQDKGLDTQKLNIIHINAHQASRPVHYGRHSGREMKRTHIEVVVGEAQ; this is encoded by the coding sequence ATGGCAGGATACAGCTTTAGCGGATACGAGAAAGAAAAGCACGCACGTGCAAGTGCAAGAGACGTTTCAATCTCAACAAAAGATGCGATTGAAATCGCAGCTTTCCTAAGAAAGAAACCTCTTGCAAAGGCAAAAACAACACTTGAACGTGTACTCGCATTCGAACAAGCAATTCCTTACAAGAGATTCACTAATGGAATCGGCCACAGAAAGGGCCAAATCGGAGCTGGAAGATACCCTCAAAAAGCGGCAAAAGCATTCCTCGAAGTGCTCAAATCAGTAGAGTCCAACGCACAAGACAAAGGACTCGACACGCAAAAACTCAACATCATACACATTAACGCACATCAAGCATCAAGACCAGTACACTACGGAAGACATAGTGGACGCGAGATGAAAAGAACCCATATTGAAGTGGTGGTAGGAGAAGCACAATGA
- a CDS encoding 30S ribosomal protein S3: protein MIERQIVGANVKEFRIREFIESSLRNLGLSDAKLQKTPLGEKIIIYASRPGLIVGRGGENIKRLTKELKENFDLENPQIEIAEVENPDLDAAVVAEKIANSLEKFGSQRFKGIGYRVMTDSMNAGAMGIEILISGKIPSSRAKTWRFYMGYLKKSGDIALTGVDTHYSEAHLKTGTVGIQVRIMPPSVVLPDKIEIFDEPQIIIEDVSEKESTKKASKKTVKKAKKKTAEKKAKTKEESKKKETAKNKKSDEIEAKNTQDSVESKETVEKEPSSSEESQKESQETKKSEESSEQPEGSKSSESSESSDSKESNDSQEQQEANAEQ, encoded by the coding sequence ATGATTGAACGACAAATAGTAGGAGCAAATGTCAAAGAATTTCGTATAAGAGAATTTATCGAATCCTCTCTACGAAATCTAGGACTATCAGATGCAAAGCTCCAAAAAACACCACTTGGCGAGAAAATCATCATTTACGCATCACGCCCCGGACTCATCGTAGGAAGAGGTGGGGAAAACATCAAAAGGTTAACCAAAGAACTCAAAGAAAACTTCGACCTTGAAAATCCACAGATTGAAATCGCAGAGGTTGAAAATCCCGATCTCGACGCGGCAGTAGTTGCGGAAAAAATCGCAAACTCCCTTGAAAAATTCGGCTCTCAAAGGTTTAAAGGGATTGGTTATAGAGTAATGACAGATTCCATGAACGCAGGAGCTATGGGAATTGAAATCCTTATCTCAGGAAAGATTCCCTCAAGCAGGGCAAAAACCTGGAGGTTCTACATGGGATACCTCAAAAAATCAGGGGATATTGCACTTACCGGCGTTGACACACATTACTCCGAAGCACATCTCAAAACAGGAACAGTAGGCATTCAAGTAAGAATAATGCCTCCATCAGTAGTCCTTCCGGACAAAATTGAAATCTTTGATGAACCACAAATAATCATTGAAGATGTTTCCGAAAAAGAATCAACAAAAAAAGCCTCTAAGAAAACAGTAAAAAAAGCTAAGAAAAAAACCGCAGAGAAAAAAGCAAAAACCAAAGAGGAATCCAAGAAAAAGGAAACCGCTAAGAACAAAAAGAGCGATGAAATCGAGGCGAAAAACACTCAGGACTCCGTAGAGTCCAAAGAAACCGTTGAAAAAGAACCATCCTCTTCAGAAGAATCACAAAAAGAATCACAAGAAACAAAAAAATCAGAAGAATCTTCCGAACAACCAGAAGGTTCCAAATCATCCGAATCATCTGAATCATCCGATTCAAAAGAGAGCAATGACTCTCAAGAGCAACAAGAGGCAAATGCTGAACAATGA